A single region of the Bifidobacterium asteroides DSM 20089 genome encodes:
- the hisD gene encoding histidinol dehydrogenase gives MSKLMMRTMDLRGKTMSRAQLLAAMPRADMGTREASAQVQPILDQVREHGAAALRDLEEKFDHVRPHDLRVPASAMQEALEQLDPKVRAAIEESVTRIRKVCTTQVPKPMATDLAPGARVSERWIPIERVGLYVPGGKALYPSSVIMNAVPAQIAGVDSLAVATPPASDDPRGLPAAIILATCAILGVDEVYAVGGAQAVAMFAYGARGSEPQDGEILCDPVDKITGPGNIFVATAKQMVSGMVGIDAVAGPTEIAILADGQANPDWVAADLIGQAEHDELAGSVLITDSPELAKGVQEALGRRVPRTEHADRVRTSLGGNQSGIILTDGIDQSIDVANAYAAEHLEVQAADPDAVIDRIRNAGAIFRGPYSPVPLGDYMSGSNHVLPTGGTARFDVALGVHTFMKPVEVIEYGKEGLKPIAAKINDFAVSEDLPAHGECILSRFLDDPYDKADLEANEEKAGLL, from the coding sequence ATGTCAAAGCTCATGATGAGAACCATGGATCTGCGCGGGAAAACCATGTCCCGCGCCCAACTCCTCGCCGCCATGCCCCGAGCCGATATGGGTACCCGGGAGGCCAGCGCCCAGGTGCAGCCCATACTGGACCAGGTGCGTGAACATGGGGCGGCGGCCCTGCGCGACCTGGAGGAGAAGTTCGACCATGTGCGTCCTCATGATCTGAGGGTTCCGGCATCGGCCATGCAGGAGGCCCTGGAGCAGCTGGATCCCAAGGTCAGGGCGGCAATAGAGGAGTCCGTTACCCGCATCCGCAAGGTCTGCACCACACAGGTGCCCAAGCCCATGGCCACCGACCTGGCACCCGGCGCCCGGGTCAGCGAGCGGTGGATTCCGATCGAGCGCGTAGGCCTCTATGTGCCGGGAGGCAAGGCCCTATATCCTTCCTCGGTCATCATGAACGCGGTGCCCGCCCAGATTGCCGGCGTTGATTCCCTGGCCGTGGCCACTCCGCCCGCATCCGACGACCCTCGGGGTCTGCCGGCGGCCATCATCCTGGCCACCTGCGCCATCCTGGGAGTGGATGAGGTCTATGCCGTGGGCGGCGCCCAGGCCGTAGCCATGTTCGCATACGGGGCCAGGGGATCCGAGCCCCAGGACGGGGAGATTCTCTGTGACCCGGTCGACAAGATCACGGGCCCTGGCAACATTTTTGTGGCGACAGCCAAGCAGATGGTCTCCGGCATGGTAGGAATTGACGCCGTGGCCGGACCCACGGAAATCGCCATTCTTGCCGACGGGCAGGCCAACCCCGACTGGGTGGCGGCAGACCTGATCGGACAGGCCGAGCATGACGAGCTGGCCGGCTCGGTGCTGATCACCGACAGCCCGGAACTGGCCAAGGGCGTTCAGGAGGCCCTGGGGCGCAGGGTGCCTCGGACCGAGCATGCCGACCGGGTGCGCACCTCCCTGGGCGGCAATCAGTCGGGAATCATTCTGACCGACGGGATCGACCAGTCCATCGACGTGGCAAATGCCTATGCCGCCGAGCATCTTGAGGTTCAGGCGGCCGATCCCGATGCTGTCATCGACCGAATTCGAAACGCTGGCGCCATCTTCCGCGGTCCTTACTCTCCTGTACCCCTGGGCGACTACATGTCCGGGTCAAACCACGTCCTGCCTACCGGCGGCACAGCCCGGTTCGACGTGGCCCTGGGCGTCCACACCTTCATGAAGCCTGTCGAAGTCATCGAGTATGGCAAGGAAGGGCTTAAGCCCATCGCAGCCAAGATCAACGATTTCGCCGTATCCGAGGATCTGCCCGCCCATGGCGAGTGCATCCTGAGCCGGTTCCTGGACGACCCCTACGACAAGGCCGACCTGGAAGCCAACGAGGAGAAAGCCGGTTTGCTGTGA
- a CDS encoding RluA family pseudouridine synthase has protein sequence MTRLLPAPDALVGRRLDMALSKMLGLSRAKASDLVAQGHVRIMGRRVNKATTLMSGDLIELDEPEQAKQVEPVAEDMPVVYEDEDVVIVDKPVGVAAHPSIGWTGPTVLGSLLQRGTHITSMGAQGRQGIVSRLDAGTSGLMLVCKSDLAYKEMRRQFARHEVVKIYHALVQGNLTEDKATIEAPIGRARVSDFRFTVTPAGKEAITHWDVLERFGSATLVSVNLETGRTHQIRVHFSSIGHPLVGDHMYGANPDLADRLGLKRQWLHAMRLEFRHPRTKIWTKVVSSYPADLRRSLQIERQSATGIRS, from the coding sequence GTGACCCGGCTTCTTCCTGCGCCGGATGCCCTGGTGGGTCGGCGCCTGGACATGGCCCTATCCAAGATGCTGGGCCTGTCCAGGGCCAAGGCCAGCGATCTGGTGGCCCAGGGCCATGTGCGGATCATGGGCCGTCGTGTGAACAAGGCCACCACCCTGATGAGCGGCGATCTGATTGAGCTGGACGAGCCTGAGCAAGCCAAACAGGTGGAGCCGGTGGCCGAGGACATGCCTGTGGTCTACGAGGATGAGGACGTGGTCATCGTCGACAAGCCGGTAGGGGTGGCGGCACATCCCTCCATAGGCTGGACCGGCCCAACCGTTCTGGGCAGCCTCCTGCAGCGGGGCACCCACATCACCTCCATGGGGGCCCAGGGCCGTCAGGGCATAGTCTCCCGACTGGATGCGGGCACCAGCGGCCTCATGCTGGTCTGCAAGTCCGACCTGGCCTACAAGGAGATGCGCCGACAGTTCGCCCGACATGAGGTGGTCAAGATCTACCACGCCCTGGTCCAGGGCAATCTGACCGAGGACAAGGCCACCATCGAAGCCCCCATCGGCCGGGCCCGGGTCTCGGACTTCCGCTTCACGGTCACGCCTGCAGGCAAGGAGGCCATCACCCACTGGGATGTGCTGGAACGCTTCGGATCGGCCACACTGGTCAGCGTCAATCTGGAGACCGGGCGCACCCATCAGATACGCGTGCACTTCTCCTCCATAGGCCATCCCCTGGTGGGCGATCACATGTATGGGGCCAACCCCGACCTGGCGGACAGGCTGGGCCTGAAGCGGCAGTGGTTGCACGCCATGCGGCTGGAATTCCGCCATCCCCGAACCAAGATCTGGACCAAGGTGGTCTCCTCCTACCCCGCTGATCTGCGCAGATCCCTGCAGATCGAGCGTCAGAGCGCCACTGGTATACGCAGCTAG
- the dnaE gene encoding DNA polymerase III subunit alpha, translating to MSSTRSDFVHLHTHTHYSTLDGASRIPDLVAEVGRLGQPAVAITDHGNMHGAYELWRTAVDADIKPIIGIEAYVTPETARQDKSRVHWGTDEQRSDDVSGGGFITHMTLWASDDTGLVNLIKASSVANLEGLVGKWPRMDKDLLSTYHKGVIATTGCPSGIVQTRLRLGQFDEALRAAGEFQDIFGKENYYVELMDHGLEIEHRVTKDLLEIARRLDAPLVATNDSHYVRKEDASAQDALLCINSGSRLTDPGRFKFDGSGYYIRSAQEMREIFKEFPEACDNTLEIAERCNVMFDDHEDGAFMPRFDCPEGWDETSLFLKKVDEGLKNRYPDGVPEKVSHQADYECGVICQMQFTGYFLVVADYINWAKNHGIMVGPGRGSAAGSMVAYAMGITELDPLKHGLIFERFLNPERVSLPDIDVDFDPEGRMKVLDYVGRKYGSDKVAQCVTYGTIKTKQALKDSARIMDYEYSVGDQVTKALPPTVNGKDMSLKEIFDPQSKRYPEAKEFRDLYESNPDVKRITEEAKGIEGIIRQTGVHACATIMASNPITNTSPLMERTDGTVTTTFEYHTCETLGLVKMDFLGLSNLTVIRDTVTNIKRNGKEPISIEKVPLDDKETYQLLSRGDTLGVFQLDGDGMRSLLRMLKPDNFNDISALIALYRPGPMDMNSHINYAKRKNGLQKIEPIHPEVAKPLAGVLDETYGLIVYQEQVQSAARILAGYSLGRADVLRRAMGKKKPDVLAKEQVPFFEGMKEHGYSQEAAQAVWDVLVPFSGYAFNKAHSAAYALIAYWTAYLKTHYPVEFMAALLQNERTNKDKTALYLGEARRMGIRILAPDINESVAEYSAVGDVVRFGLGAIRNVGDKVVADIIKERQGPRGKYVNFMDFVKRVPMEVLNKRTVESLIKGGAFDGIDPNRRALFQIHDEAVDQVMPIKRKQAEGQFDLFADADDDEPQQDALGDAQVTVPDIDEWDKSTKLNFERQMLGLYVSDHPLSGMTSVLAGMRDMSIAQLLNRSNSMDGKAVTLAGLVTAVDRRVSKKGNPWAIVTIEDLESSIQCMFFGKVYDAHSDDLALDSVIRVRGVVELRDEATNIRVNDMEVPVLESADERPLTITLPRQALDRGHMERLARILKSHPGYCQVRLAVTDDRGNVRLLTFGDGFRTRHDTSMMAEIKSVFGPSCLPSA from the coding sequence ATGTCCTCAACCCGGTCAGACTTCGTTCACCTTCACACCCACACCCACTATTCCACCCTGGACGGGGCCAGCAGGATCCCCGACCTGGTTGCCGAGGTGGGACGGCTGGGGCAGCCTGCCGTGGCCATTACCGACCACGGCAACATGCACGGGGCCTATGAGCTTTGGCGCACGGCCGTGGATGCCGACATCAAGCCCATCATCGGCATCGAGGCCTACGTGACCCCAGAGACGGCCCGCCAGGACAAGAGCCGGGTCCACTGGGGAACCGACGAGCAGCGTTCCGACGATGTCTCCGGCGGCGGCTTCATCACCCACATGACCCTTTGGGCCAGCGACGACACGGGCCTGGTCAACCTGATCAAGGCCTCCTCGGTGGCCAACCTGGAGGGCCTGGTCGGCAAGTGGCCCCGCATGGACAAGGATCTGCTGTCCACCTACCACAAGGGGGTCATCGCCACCACCGGCTGTCCCTCGGGCATCGTCCAGACCAGGCTGAGGCTGGGCCAGTTCGATGAAGCCCTGCGGGCCGCCGGGGAGTTCCAGGACATCTTCGGCAAGGAGAACTACTACGTGGAGCTGATGGACCACGGGCTGGAGATCGAGCATAGGGTGACCAAGGATCTGCTGGAGATCGCCCGTCGTCTGGATGCCCCCCTGGTGGCCACCAACGACTCGCACTATGTGCGCAAGGAGGACGCCTCGGCCCAGGATGCCCTGCTCTGCATCAACTCGGGATCCCGACTGACCGACCCCGGTCGCTTCAAGTTCGACGGTAGCGGCTACTACATCCGCTCCGCCCAGGAGATGCGCGAGATTTTCAAGGAGTTCCCCGAAGCCTGCGACAACACCCTGGAGATCGCGGAACGATGCAACGTCATGTTCGACGACCATGAGGACGGGGCCTTCATGCCCCGGTTCGACTGCCCGGAGGGTTGGGACGAGACCTCCCTCTTCCTGAAGAAGGTGGACGAGGGGCTGAAGAACCGCTACCCGGACGGGGTGCCCGAGAAGGTCTCCCACCAGGCCGACTACGAGTGCGGGGTCATCTGCCAGATGCAGTTCACCGGATACTTTTTGGTGGTGGCCGATTACATCAACTGGGCCAAGAACCACGGGATCATGGTGGGGCCGGGCCGTGGATCGGCGGCAGGATCCATGGTGGCCTATGCCATGGGCATCACCGAGCTGGACCCGCTCAAGCACGGCCTGATCTTCGAACGCTTCCTCAACCCCGAGCGCGTCTCCCTGCCCGATATCGACGTGGATTTCGACCCGGAGGGGCGCATGAAGGTCCTGGACTACGTGGGCCGCAAGTACGGTTCAGACAAGGTGGCCCAGTGCGTGACCTATGGCACCATCAAGACCAAGCAGGCCCTCAAGGACTCCGCCAGGATCATGGACTACGAGTACTCCGTGGGCGACCAGGTGACCAAGGCCCTGCCGCCTACGGTCAACGGCAAGGACATGAGCCTCAAGGAGATCTTCGATCCCCAGTCCAAGCGCTATCCGGAGGCCAAGGAGTTCCGCGACCTGTACGAGTCCAACCCGGATGTCAAGCGGATCACCGAGGAGGCCAAGGGCATCGAGGGCATCATCCGCCAGACCGGTGTGCACGCCTGCGCCACCATCATGGCCTCCAACCCCATCACCAATACCTCGCCCTTGATGGAGCGCACCGACGGCACAGTGACCACGACCTTCGAGTACCACACCTGCGAAACTCTGGGGCTGGTCAAGATGGACTTCCTGGGGCTGTCCAACCTCACGGTCATCAGGGACACGGTCACCAACATCAAGCGCAACGGCAAGGAGCCCATCAGCATCGAGAAGGTCCCCCTGGACGACAAGGAGACCTACCAGCTGCTGTCCCGGGGCGACACCCTGGGCGTCTTCCAGCTCGATGGTGACGGCATGCGATCCCTGCTGCGCATGCTCAAGCCCGATAACTTCAACGACATCTCCGCCCTGATCGCCCTCTACAGGCCGGGGCCCATGGATATGAACTCGCACATCAACTATGCCAAGCGCAAGAACGGGCTGCAGAAGATCGAGCCCATCCATCCGGAGGTGGCCAAGCCCCTGGCGGGCGTGCTCGATGAGACCTACGGCCTGATCGTCTACCAGGAGCAGGTCCAGTCCGCAGCCCGAATTCTGGCCGGCTACTCCCTGGGTCGAGCCGATGTGCTGCGAAGGGCCATGGGCAAGAAGAAGCCTGACGTCCTGGCCAAGGAGCAGGTTCCCTTCTTCGAGGGTATGAAGGAGCACGGCTACTCCCAGGAGGCGGCCCAAGCGGTCTGGGATGTCCTGGTGCCCTTCTCCGGCTACGCCTTCAACAAGGCGCACTCCGCGGCCTATGCTCTGATCGCATATTGGACCGCTTATCTCAAGACCCACTATCCAGTGGAGTTCATGGCCGCCCTGCTGCAGAACGAGCGGACCAACAAGGACAAGACAGCCCTCTATCTGGGCGAGGCCAGGAGGATGGGCATCCGCATCCTGGCGCCTGACATCAACGAGTCCGTTGCCGAGTACTCCGCTGTCGGCGACGTTGTCCGCTTCGGCCTGGGAGCCATTCGCAATGTGGGCGACAAGGTGGTGGCGGACATCATCAAGGAGCGCCAGGGGCCCCGGGGTAAGTACGTCAACTTCATGGACTTCGTCAAGAGGGTGCCTATGGAGGTGCTCAACAAGCGAACCGTGGAATCCCTGATCAAGGGTGGTGCCTTCGACGGTATCGACCCCAACCGGAGGGCCCTCTTCCAGATCCACGACGAGGCAGTCGACCAGGTCATGCCCATCAAACGCAAGCAGGCCGAGGGCCAGTTCGACCTCTTCGCCGACGCCGATGACGATGAACCCCAGCAGGATGCCTTGGGCGATGCCCAGGTGACCGTGCCCGACATCGACGAGTGGGACAAGTCCACCAAACTCAACTTCGAGCGGCAGATGCTGGGCCTGTATGTGTCCGACCATCCACTGAGCGGCATGACCTCGGTTCTGGCCGGCATGCGCGACATGTCCATCGCCCAGCTGCTCAACCGGTCTAACAGCATGGACGGCAAGGCGGTGACCCTGGCCGGGCTGGTCACTGCTGTGGACCGCCGGGTCTCCAAGAAGGGCAACCCGTGGGCCATCGTCACCATCGAGGACCTGGAGAGCTCCATCCAATGCATGTTCTTCGGCAAGGTCTACGACGCCCACTCCGACGACCTGGCCCTGGACTCGGTCATCCGGGTGAGGGGAGTGGTCGAGCTTCGTGACGAGGCCACCAACATCCGCGTCAATGATATGGAGGTGCCCGTCCTGGAGTCGGCGGACGAGCGGCCACTGACCATCACCCTGCCCAGGCAGGCCCTGGATAGGGGGCACATGGAGCGGCTGGCCCGGATACTCAAGTCCCACCCCGGCTACTGCCAGGTCCGTCTGGCCGTCACCGACGACCGCGGGAACGTGCGTCTGCTGACCTTTGGCGACGGATTCCGCACCAGGCACGACACCTCCATGATGGCCGAGATCAAGTCGGTCTTCGGACCCTCCTGCCTACCGTCGGCCTAG
- the hisB gene encoding imidazoleglycerol-phosphate dehydratase HisB: MAGRTATITRQTSESKVSLSLDLDGSGVTDIDTSVPFYDHMMTALGRHSLIDLTIKASGDTQIDVHHTVEDVAIVFGEALAQALGDKRGIKRFADATVPLDEALARAVVDISGRPYAVCTGEPEGFQYAMIGGHFTGSLVRHVMESIAMHAGICLHLALLSGRDPHHIAEAEFKALARALRFAVEPDPRVKGIPSTKGSL, translated from the coding sequence ATGGCAGGCAGAACAGCCACCATCACCCGCCAGACCAGTGAGTCCAAGGTGAGCCTGAGTCTGGATCTGGATGGCAGCGGGGTGACCGACATCGACACCTCGGTGCCCTTCTATGACCATATGATGACGGCCCTGGGCAGGCATTCCCTGATTGACCTGACCATCAAGGCCAGCGGGGACACCCAGATCGACGTCCATCACACGGTCGAGGACGTGGCCATCGTCTTTGGCGAGGCCCTGGCCCAGGCCCTGGGGGACAAGCGGGGCATCAAGCGCTTCGCCGACGCCACCGTCCCCCTGGACGAGGCCCTGGCCAGAGCCGTGGTCGACATTTCGGGCAGGCCCTATGCGGTCTGCACCGGTGAGCCTGAGGGGTTCCAGTACGCCATGATCGGCGGGCACTTCACCGGTTCCTTGGTCAGGCACGTCATGGAGTCCATCGCCATGCATGCCGGCATCTGCCTGCACCTGGCCCTCCTGTCGGGCAGGGATCCGCACCACATCGCCGAGGCTGAATTCAAGGCCCTGGCCCGGGCTCTGCGCTTCGCAGTGGAGCCTGATCCCAGGGTCAAGGGCATCCCCAGCACCAAGGGGTCGCTATGA
- the hisH gene encoding imidazole glycerol phosphate synthase subunit HisH → MTRIQVLDYGFGNVRSMVHALSQLGVDARISADPDLAMKADGLVIPGVGAYGACMAGLRAVGGDRIILDRLAQGLPVLGVCIGLQIMFQFGDEDGRSEPGLGLIPGRVTELDADVVPHMGWDHVQAPQGTQLLAGVQDQRFYFVHSYAAMAAQGDDRASVAQPDLSLRVSVFNREGETRPGSVQPASDKTSQGTSFGEPLVTWATYGRSRFVAAYECGPLSATQFHPEKSGQAGARLLTNWVRTLPGASGRPCEKGE, encoded by the coding sequence ATGACCAGGATACAGGTGCTTGACTATGGGTTCGGCAATGTGAGATCCATGGTGCACGCCCTCTCCCAGCTTGGGGTTGATGCGCGAATCAGCGCCGACCCGGACCTGGCCATGAAGGCCGACGGCCTGGTCATTCCGGGCGTGGGGGCCTACGGGGCCTGCATGGCGGGGTTGCGGGCTGTCGGCGGAGACCGCATCATCCTGGATCGCCTGGCCCAGGGCCTGCCGGTTCTCGGGGTCTGCATAGGTCTTCAGATCATGTTCCAGTTCGGGGACGAGGACGGTCGCAGCGAGCCCGGTCTGGGCCTGATCCCCGGGCGGGTGACCGAGCTGGATGCCGATGTGGTGCCCCATATGGGCTGGGACCATGTCCAGGCGCCTCAGGGAACACAACTGTTGGCAGGGGTCCAGGACCAGCGCTTCTACTTCGTCCACTCCTATGCCGCCATGGCGGCGCAGGGAGATGACCGGGCCAGCGTGGCACAGCCCGATCTGTCCCTGCGGGTATCGGTGTTCAACCGAGAGGGTGAAACGCGCCCAGGGTCAGTCCAACCAGCATCTGACAAGACCTCACAGGGCACCTCCTTCGGTGAACCGCTGGTTACCTGGGCCACCTATGGACGCAGCAGGTTCGTGGCGGCCTATGAGTGCGGTCCCTTGAGCGCCACCCAGTTCCATCCTGAAAAGTCCGGCCAGGCCGGCGCACGGTTGCTGACCAATTGGGTGCGGACCCTTCCCGGGGCTTCCGGACGCCCCTGCGAGAAAGGTGAATGA
- a CDS encoding YggT family protein gives MLVPFLRYLVDICIETYLLILFVRMILDWVLVLSPRWYPRGFVASLIRVIYALTEPPLRWLRRYIPPLPMGRIQLDVSFMVLYAALIIIQVLLG, from the coding sequence ATGCTTGTTCCTTTTCTTCGATACCTGGTAGACATCTGCATAGAGACCTACCTGCTCATCCTCTTCGTGCGGATGATCCTGGACTGGGTCTTGGTTCTGTCGCCCCGCTGGTACCCCCGTGGCTTCGTAGCCTCGCTCATTCGGGTCATCTATGCCCTGACTGAACCGCCCCTGCGCTGGCTGCGCCGGTACATCCCGCCCCTTCCCATGGGCAGGATTCAGCTCGACGTCTCCTTCATGGTCCTCTACGCCGCCCTGATCATTATCCAGGTGCTCCTGGGGTAG
- a CDS encoding signal peptidase II, whose amino-acid sequence MTKNTFMRRLRGRVAVFVALAAVAIALDQVTKALALARLGSGVRVALPGPLRGLRLVRNPGASLGLGSGSTWVISLIALAACLLIIVLALRTTSMAWTLVLSLAFSGAAGNLIDRVAYASRFLDGAVVDFLDYGWSVGNVADVYLTLAGVAVVVLLVCNVRFTEQSTIQEHGGAAK is encoded by the coding sequence ATGACGAAGAACACATTTATGAGACGGCTGCGCGGGCGCGTGGCCGTCTTCGTCGCTCTGGCGGCAGTGGCCATCGCCCTGGACCAGGTGACCAAGGCCCTGGCCCTGGCTCGGCTGGGCAGCGGTGTCAGGGTGGCTCTGCCCGGGCCACTGCGTGGACTGCGACTGGTACGCAACCCCGGGGCCTCGCTTGGATTGGGGTCCGGGAGTACCTGGGTCATATCCCTGATCGCCCTGGCAGCCTGTCTGCTCATCATTGTTCTGGCTCTGCGCACCACCTCCATGGCCTGGACTTTGGTTCTTTCCCTGGCCTTCTCCGGGGCGGCAGGCAATCTGATCGACCGAGTGGCCTATGCTTCGCGCTTCCTTGATGGAGCCGTGGTCGACTTTCTGGACTACGGCTGGTCAGTGGGCAATGTGGCCGACGTCTATCTGACCCTGGCAGGCGTGGCAGTAGTGGTGCTCCTCGTCTGCAATGTGAGGTTTACTGAACAGTCCACGATACAAGAACATGGGGGAGCAGCCAAGTGA
- a CDS encoding histidinol-phosphate transaminase, whose translation MSAVPADLPLRTDLVGEEPYGAPQLDVPVCLNVNENPYPLDQEVVDAICQRVRQAAPGLNRYPDREHEDLRRALAVYLNRESGTSLPPEQIWAANGSNEIMLQLFQAFGGPGRIALGCDPTYSMYPEYARDTFTDWELAHRLPDFSLDMDKTIKRIKELGPAMVLVTSPNNPTGTPLPMDQLTRLLEVCSQVPVAGADPSARPIVVVDEAYIEFRDPGTPSAVSLIGQYDHLAVSRTMSKAFAFAGARVGYLAASQGIVDAVRIVRLPYHLSALTQAAALAALEHTDLQLARVDKLRQTRRETAEWLAGQKFHGRPLTVVPSASNFILFGTFPDRDAVFEAMKDEGVLIRAVGPQGYLRVCMGTDSEMERFRQTLVHVLKRF comes from the coding sequence GTGAGTGCCGTACCAGCAGATCTTCCGCTCCGTACCGACCTGGTGGGTGAAGAACCCTATGGCGCCCCCCAGCTGGATGTCCCGGTCTGCCTGAACGTCAACGAAAACCCCTACCCCCTGGACCAGGAGGTGGTCGATGCCATCTGCCAGCGTGTCCGCCAGGCGGCCCCCGGCCTCAACCGCTATCCGGACAGGGAACATGAGGACCTGCGGCGGGCTCTGGCTGTCTACCTGAACAGGGAGTCTGGTACCTCGCTCCCACCCGAGCAAATCTGGGCGGCCAACGGATCCAATGAGATCATGCTCCAGCTCTTCCAGGCCTTCGGCGGACCGGGTAGGATCGCCTTGGGCTGCGACCCTACCTATTCCATGTATCCCGAGTATGCCCGGGACACCTTCACCGACTGGGAGCTGGCCCACCGGTTGCCCGATTTCAGCCTGGACATGGATAAAACCATCAAGCGCATCAAGGAGCTGGGGCCCGCCATGGTCCTGGTGACCAGTCCCAACAATCCCACGGGGACGCCCCTGCCCATGGATCAGCTGACCAGGCTCCTGGAGGTCTGCTCTCAGGTCCCTGTGGCGGGCGCGGACCCGTCCGCCCGGCCCATCGTGGTCGTGGATGAGGCCTACATCGAGTTTCGGGACCCGGGCACGCCCTCGGCGGTCAGCCTGATCGGTCAGTACGACCACCTGGCAGTCAGCAGGACCATGTCCAAGGCCTTCGCCTTCGCCGGCGCCAGGGTGGGTTACCTGGCTGCATCCCAGGGAATAGTAGACGCGGTCCGCATCGTCCGGCTGCCCTACCATCTGAGTGCACTGACCCAGGCTGCGGCCCTGGCTGCCTTGGAGCACACGGACCTCCAACTGGCTCGGGTCGATAAGCTTCGCCAGACCCGTCGGGAAACCGCCGAGTGGCTGGCTGGGCAGAAGTTCCACGGCCGGCCCCTGACCGTGGTCCCCTCGGCCTCCAACTTCATCCTCTTCGGGACCTTCCCCGACCGGGATGCCGTCTTCGAGGCCATGAAGGATGAAGGCGTGCTGATCCGGGCCGTGGGTCCCCAAGGCTACCTGAGGGTCTGCATGGGCACGGACTCGGAGATGGAGCGATTCCGCCAAACCCTGGTCCATGTCCTCAAGCGGTTCTAG
- a CDS encoding DivIVA domain-containing protein, with translation MALLTPNDIREHTFQTVRFKEGYDVDEVDDFLDQVTDTVEALGKQAMQGNTASTQSLGTDVASLNSKISDLTAQVQSLQTENRDLKQAQGSAAAQQPAVDAQTKRLLAESQSQVKTLASQNDQLKRQVEQLNSQIDQLTAQAAAGNNTQALTNQLTAMQKERDQARQQVQALTNQLNASQQSMATARQQITQAQKVSQEQQQRTEQLNKQLEESRKREEQLREQVSKAEPSTETGSLQRIAGAGAEASSEPERATAMLTLAMQLHDQYVDKGKANASQLVAEGHAQHDDIVKKAEDYSKRTRAEVDEYSKRVHSEADGYSQRVRSQADEYSVKTRSDADAYSKRQHNQADEYETQVQTRAQEYDKNTRDSADRYAADVKNKLMDQSKVLEENIQGLKQFEAGYRSKLTEFLNQLINQISDTSNYQSMEKKSEQAH, from the coding sequence ATGGCTCTATTGACGCCTAATGACATAAGGGAGCATACCTTCCAGACAGTGCGGTTTAAGGAAGGCTACGACGTCGACGAGGTCGACGACTTCCTGGATCAGGTCACCGATACGGTTGAGGCCCTGGGCAAGCAGGCCATGCAAGGCAACACCGCTTCCACCCAGTCCCTGGGTACCGATGTGGCCTCACTGAACTCTAAGATTTCCGACTTGACGGCCCAGGTGCAATCCCTGCAGACGGAGAATCGGGACCTGAAGCAGGCCCAGGGATCGGCTGCGGCCCAGCAGCCGGCCGTGGATGCCCAGACCAAGCGACTTCTGGCAGAGTCCCAGAGTCAGGTCAAGACTCTGGCCTCCCAGAACGACCAGCTCAAGCGTCAGGTCGAGCAGCTGAACTCGCAGATTGACCAGCTGACCGCCCAGGCCGCTGCGGGCAACAACACCCAGGCGCTGACCAACCAATTGACGGCCATGCAAAAGGAGCGCGACCAGGCCCGTCAGCAGGTGCAGGCGCTGACCAACCAGCTCAATGCCTCCCAACAGAGCATGGCCACGGCCCGCCAGCAGATTACCCAGGCACAGAAGGTCTCTCAGGAACAGCAGCAGCGCACCGAGCAGCTGAACAAGCAGCTGGAGGAGTCCCGCAAGCGCGAGGAGCAGCTGCGTGAGCAGGTCTCCAAGGCCGAGCCCTCCACTGAAACGGGCAGTCTGCAGCGGATCGCGGGGGCCGGTGCCGAGGCAAGCAGCGAGCCCGAGAGGGCCACTGCCATGCTCACTCTGGCCATGCAGCTGCACGACCAGTACGTAGACAAGGGCAAGGCCAACGCTTCCCAGCTGGTGGCCGAGGGACACGCCCAGCATGACGACATCGTCAAGAAGGCGGAGGACTACTCCAAGAGGACCCGCGCCGAGGTGGACGAGTACTCCAAGCGCGTGCACTCCGAGGCTGATGGCTACTCACAGCGCGTACGCTCCCAGGCCGACGAGTACTCCGTCAAGACCCGTTCCGATGCCGACGCCTATTCCAAGCGCCAGCACAACCAGGCTGATGAGTACGAGACCCAGGTGCAGACCCGGGCGCAGGAGTACGACAAGAACACCCGTGACAGCGCGGATCGTTATGCCGCCGATGTCAAGAACAAGCTCATGGATCAGTCCAAGGTTCTTGAGGAGAACATCCAGGGACTCAAGCAGTTCGAGGCGGGCTACCGGAGCAAGCTGACCGAGTTCCTCAACCAGCTGATCAACCAGATCTCGGACACCAGCAATTACCAGTCCATGGAAAAGAAGTCCGAACAGGCCCACTGA